A genome region from Frankineae bacterium MT45 includes the following:
- a CDS encoding RNA polymerase sigma-70 factor, sigma-E family: MINAHPVDFHDYVVCNQRALLRFATVLSGQTWLADDLVADVLGRAFERWDRIGAVADPHAYVRRMIVNDYLSWRRRLVRTTPRGEIESSESAPDLADEYAERNVMITRLSALPRKQRAAVVLRFYVGMSDADIADVLDCREITVRSQISRALATLRLALASPPPALAQEF; the protein is encoded by the coding sequence GTGATCAACGCACATCCGGTGGATTTCCACGACTACGTCGTTTGCAACCAGAGGGCGTTGTTGCGCTTCGCTACGGTGTTGTCTGGTCAGACATGGCTCGCCGACGATCTGGTGGCCGACGTCCTGGGGCGAGCATTCGAGCGTTGGGATCGAATCGGCGCGGTAGCCGATCCGCATGCCTACGTGCGACGCATGATCGTCAACGACTACCTTTCCTGGCGTCGACGTCTGGTTCGCACGACGCCACGCGGTGAGATCGAGTCGTCCGAATCGGCGCCGGATCTCGCCGACGAATACGCCGAACGGAACGTCATGATCACGCGTCTGTCCGCGTTGCCGCGCAAACAACGCGCTGCGGTGGTGTTGCGCTTCTACGTCGGAATGTCTGACGCCGACATCGCGGACGTCCTCGACTGTCGCGAAATCACCGTTCGCAGCCAAATCTCTCGCGCCCTCGCGACCTTGCGGCTCGCTCTCGCTAGCCCCCCGCCCGCTCTAGCTCAGGAGTTCTGA